The DNA region AACACCTCCTCCCTCGCGGGCGCACAGGCAAATAAATTACTCTCGTTCGTTCGCGCgcaactcttgaaaaaaaaaaaacatcctaaCTAAGTTTGTCCCTAACACTTTTCTTTCGACTACGCGCGCGCTCAAATCGTTTTacactcgctctctctctctcgttaaAATATACTCGAATCTCTCTGGAAAATTGAGAGATTCCCCGCACCTCCTCCCCACCCACCCCACTTATCGTTTGAACAGTTAGAATAAATTAGCGTTTCCGGTTTTCTCCGTCTTGGCGGCGCAATCTGCTCGAAATGGTTCACGCACTTGCAGAACCTTGCTCTCCGTCAGAATCGCGGTTCTGTACTTTTCGCGTGCGATTCGTTCTCGCGTTTCGCGATAAGACAGAGACTTCTGCAAGTGCGTGAAGCCCAATGTTGTGTTCGTTTGACAACCTGAAGGGGTAGATCCGCACTaggtttgacagctgtcaagcGTCTCTCTGACGGTGATCCCCCCCTTCAAATTGCCCAAACAAACACAACATAACCTAACAGTGTGCGTGCGTgtgcacgtgtgtgtgtgtgtggtagaTTGATAGAAATAGCAATAGAATAGTCGACTTGTCGCGATATTGGTTAATCCTCCGTTTCCTCCCTCTTTTCCTCTTTTTGCGTTTGTTTTCatacgaaaaaataattattatttatatcaaaaaaacataactcaaTAATAGTCTGCAGTCTTTGgttaaattataattaaaacagTTCTCCCCTCCCCGTTCCAATTCGATCTCGCCGATCTCATTTCTATCGAAtcccacgtgtgtgtgtgtttgtgttaccCGCGCCGAGTTTAtgattattgttgttgttgttagacCCTACGACACGCACACGACGCACTCCTCCTCCTCCGCTCCTATTGTTTACCGTTGCACGATGACGTCTGCCAGCGGGCGGCTATTTTTTGTTGGGTCCGCCCGCTCACAGATACAGCATATATCAGTACTCTGGGCTGGAGTCGAGCAGCCGCTTCTCGGGCGTAAGATCGctatgatggtggtggtggtggtggtgactgCTGTGGTGGTGGTGTTTCGCCTTGATGCCAAAGACGGGGCTGGTGCCGGTGACGGCGGAGAACTTGGCGTGGTCCGGTCCGGTCGTGCCGTTGGCACTTTGGCCGGGGCCTCCGCCGCCGAGGATGCTTCCGGCGAGACTGCCGGCTCCGTTCTGCAGCTGGCAGCGGCAACCGTGTCGGGAATGTTTAGCGTAGCATTTCGCACAGACGGCCACACAGCCCCGCATGGGCCAGTAGCACCAGAGGCAGGGCAGACCGAGGGACAGCGCGCCCAGCAGGCCCCACCGCGTCGTTCGCTTGTGCGGCAGACACGAGCAGGGATCTTCGGCGCAGGATATCGTGTCGCTTTCGCGCTCCATCTCGTGGTCCTTCGAGCAGTGGTAGTACAGGGCCTTGACGACGCACAGACAGGACGCGTAGTCGATGATGGTCTCCGCGCTGCACAGACAGCTGTTGTCGCAGAGCCACCGCGAGGGCAGCTGCCGCGACCGCTGGCACTCCTCGCAGCGACACTTTTTACAGTGCGGACAGGTGATGGAGTTAAGTAGATCACCGTTCGTCGACGGGTGCAGCTCGATGCAGTCCAGCTCGTGCAGGCCTGTCGCCGTCGCCGCCGCATCTTTGCTAAAGGTATGGTTCGATACTGGTTGTTTGGTAATTGGCAATGTTGCTGACTGTATCGTGGGTGAGCCACCCGCGGACAACGGCGTCGCagccgccaccgccgccgccccCACCGTCCTGTGCTGCTGTCCCAGCGGTAATTGATTTGGCCTAGTGTTGATCGTATTATTGTTAAAGTTCCTACCGCTGCCGTGCAGCGTCGTCGGCATCGCCGTCGATCCGATTGGCTTGCCCGTTGTACTACTACTGTTACTGCTAGGTGAATGCGGCGATACTGATGATAGCTGTCGACTCGTTGGATCTTCACCTTGTGGCGCTGCCACCGCCGACCCGGGGGTCGCCGCGGATCGCGGCACCCGGTTCGATGACGGTGGCGATAGCCGGCTGTTGCTGAACGGCGTGTCGACATACTCGTTCGTAAGCCTTTCGTTCTCGGGTCGCGGCGCAGCCAGCGTGACCGGGGATGTGGCGGCGGGCGGCAGGCTCGTCTCCAAGCTCGGAGGACCCAAAATGTTGCTGTTACTACTGCTCACCGCGACGGAGAGCGACGGTAGCGCTGCCGGTGGACGTCGTCGCGAGAAGGTACTTGCTGGCTGTACTAGACTATGACTACTGCTATTGTTATGACTACTAGGAAGaaggtgctgctggtggtggtggtgttggctTCGGGTGTGCAGCGGCGTCAGCGGCACAATCTGCGGGGGCAACGGCGGTGGAATTGATGAACTGATATTGCTGCTGCTTCGGGGCGCAGCCggcgtcgtcgttgtcgtcgtacTACTACTGGAAGAGCTTAGATTCCTAGGTTTTGGTGACAGTTGCGGCGGTACGTTGCTGAGACTTCGGTTCGCGGTCGAGGTCGTATCGGCGGCGGAGCTCATTATGGCCGGCTCGGGAGCCCGGGGACGATGAACACGGGGCAGAGACTTGGGGGGCCGAGGAGGCGCCAAAGGATCGCCGCCATTTCTGCGATCCATGTAGCTCTCTCGATGCGGCTAGCGTCTTCGCTGCGTCTGCGTCTGCTTCAGCCGGGGTCCACCAAGATCCGTCATCGTTGTTTTAATCGCCTTCTGTGGAGGAGATTGAGAAAAAGGAGATCATTAgatgttttatcaaaaaataaggtAACGTTTGCTAAACtcatcaagaatttaaaaattaactctGAACTGCAGAGTAGagtagattgaaaaaaaaagtctttattCAATGACTTGACTTCTACAATTGACAGCTTTACAAATGTGTTGCAGGATTACGATACGAAATTCTAAAAAGACCTATATCGATGTATTCTTAGCTGAAAATAATTTATGTGGCTTCACTGATTAACGCAGATTACTAGTTTGCAATTTAGTAAGCTTAGCtagtacacattttatttaaagtttttgttactCGGTTTTCCAGGTTGATAGGGTGCAAAAactaattaaagtttcaagcccgttttttataaattatgacGCAAAAACTATCACTAAATGCACACTGAAGCTGCTCTTATACAGGATGTCgttatcaaataaaattactattACTATCATTAGTAGATACTCCACTTAAGAATGCATCGGTCATTGTTGAACTGGTTtgtcttcaaatttacatttcaaGGATCTCTAGCAACACCAGTGTCAAATTTCTTCACATAAAAAGACATTCTCAGGACTAagtaaagaattcaaaaatgtttgtaaactccACGATCGTCCCATATCCCGGTTCCTGTGGCTGACAATGGAGGCAACACTCCAAGAAACACGCAAACTGACCTGTCCCCACGCGTTCAATAACGACATCAACCGAAACCCACGGCAGCCGGTGACGAACTGAGGAGGAAGAGCGTAAAGAGACGAGAAGTAGGAGGAAGCAGAGATGAGGTAATCCCGAAGGCGCAAAAAATAAAGAACGACGGCAGAACTTAATTTCATGTTCGAGGAGCACAAAACTTTGTTTACATACAGCGCCGAAGACCCCGGCCGAGAGCGATTGGAATGAATCGgcaatcgtcgtcgtcgtcgtcgtcggagagTGTCAATGGAAGAAGCAGAATGGACGGACGGACGGGATGAAGGAGGAGAAACCCAGAAATTCTAcgaatgtttagaatttttctCCCTGCCTCGAGGTTGAGGCTGCTAATTCTTCGCCGTTGTctcgcgtgtttttttttcggggctgCTTCTTCGTACGATCACAACAACAACCGGGACCTGATAGCTACAGCCAGCGCGCGCAGAGAACGAACGAACGAGACAGAGAATGGAATGCTGACCGGTCCACACGGTATAGACTacggcggcgacgacgacgatcaaGTCGACAGAACGCGCGACTTGCTTGATTACACTGGCGTCAGGGACATTATTGACGGCCCGCACCCCGCGCGTACCCCCGGACGATCATTCAGAGCGTACAGGTTTTGAGTTTGTCGATGCGATTTCAGCGCTGACACACACAACTGGTTTCTGGTTGAGCTTTCAGCGGGAtctcgcgacgacgacgacgacgttcacGCTCGTCCGGGGTTCAGGAATGCTGGTGGCGACGACGGTGACAGATTCGCCAAGTCACGGCAGACGGACGCACTTTGTATGGATAGGTCTGGTGGTGTAGCTACTTGGGAAGAGGAGCGCTGGAGATGATCTACTTTCGCGCACCAGCCAATGTGACACACATTCGAGGAGGAGTCGATGTGATTCGCGATGAACATCGGTTCCGGAACTGAAGGAATCTTGGCGACTCTTTGTAGTGTTTCAATATTAAGAACACGAGAACTTTTGAATTGAGAAGAAAGCGCACCCAATTTTGTGGTAAAATGGCAGAGATCAACGCCATAAAGAGCATGAGGTGTTCGTAGATCGGATTTTCACGGCAACGACCTTGGTCATCATAATAATTCTTATCAATATCGACTGTCTCCTGTGTAAATCTTAATCAATTGCGTTGCTGAAAATCACTTCAATCAATCGTTTTATTTACATCGATTGAGTTCAAGCCTACATTACTCCGAACCCTCATACCCGGACTCTGAAGTTCATCAAAAGGTTTATCTTGTACGCTCCACCCACATCAGTCCCAATCGTTCCAGTTTCGCACCACGACCTGAGCACGTGTGCCAACTTTGCACGTGGGCCGGCCCGTCAAAGACCGGCTTTGCCTACTCTCAATCCCCCCCAGAGAAGCCCGCGATTTGGTGGGCGTTGGTGGAGCTCTGCCACGTGCCtgtgagctttttttttgttcgttcggGGACATCGTCGATAGAgatcgtaagaaaaaaaaagtgggaCGATGCAAAGTGACGCGACGTCGTCAACGTCCTACgagattttgttttcttttctgagACTGCATGAGGTTCGGGAGGAGGAGTACGATTGGACACCTAGAATCCCGAAGAATtccaaatttgtttcttttaataagtccttaaatgtatttaaaaaaatgttttcataattggaagtaaatttcagcatttttggtctgcaaaaaaacattattttcttgTACATTCTAATTTTTTAATGACATAATTTGTGAATACATTGCAATGAAATctttaattaattttgataaaacttttGTTTGCCTTTTAGAGATGGTTAGTTGACAGttaaaaaataagcattattTGAACATTAACAGGgttataaaatacataaaattgtgttgtttttatctgaacagaaaaaaagataattATGAGATCTATAAAACTTTCCAGTTTAAAATCAAGCGAAAGTGAAGAGATAttccaaaaaatcaacattaacgttgcacatcaaccagagtcagagttacagatattttagtgttttcgaaactacgggaattatcgatataatttttattcatcccctaaagtactgtctcctaagcgatttacaaaaaaaaatcctatttttacaatcagattgttgcaggattgggtccgagtttttttttgcaattttggaatgagaagacaacaacttccttgggtgctgtgcacccttaagaagCTCCGAAGATGGAGCATtaggaaatttcaaaaattagaaGAGTTTAAGAATCTccaaaacttgataaaaattaagaaataaaaaaaagaaaaaactaataacctaaaaaatttcataaatttcataaatttaagaaatttaagaaatttaagaaatttaagaaatttaagaaatttaagaaatttaagaaatttaagaaatttaagaaatttaagaaatttaagaaatttaagaaatttaagaaatttaagaaatttaagaaatttaagaaatttaagaaatttaagaaatttaagaaatttaagaaatttaagaaatttaagaaatttaagaaatttaagaaatttaagaaatttaagaaatttaagaaatttaagaaatttaagaaatttaagaaatttaagaaatttaagaaatttaagaaatttaagaaatttaaaaaaaattgagaaatttaagatgtaagaaatttaagaaatataaggaattaaaaaaaacaaattcaacttTTGAAATCAACCTTTCCCCCATAAAAACAGTAAACAATCACAAAAGATTGCGCGTGGGTGGCTGAACCCAAGCGCGCGTGGTTCTTCGGATtttctttcttcttcttctctgtATTGTCCCCCTCCTTGTAAGCGTGTCTGCCCATTCTTTGGGAGATTGACGCGCGCTGCTCCCAGAAGGTCACACGTCACCCAGGTGGGTTATGACACTCGACGGAGTGGCACCTGTCCGGCGCGAGATCAACCCCCGGTACGTTCGAGGGGAGGTGTGGGGGAGGGTCATTCTTATTTTTGCCTGGAGAAAGGGGTAAAAAGAAGGGCCCGAGGAGAGTTCCAGATTTGGGGGGTGGTGGCTATTTTTATCCACGTGTGTGAATGTGAGTTTTCCTTTCGCTGGTGTGGAAACGAGCGGAAAATTTTTCCTCACCTAGCGTGTGGCGGTGTTTTGTGCAAATGGGGTTGGGGAAAGACCGGCAGACACACTCTCACAACGCCAATTCGATTGACGTAGGCCGGCAAAATGGCTTTTCATCGCTGTATTCCTCGCATCTTAAGGGAGGGGGGCAGCACAGATGAGGTGTGCTCTTTgaaggtatttttaaaaatcgtctCTATTTATAGATGATTCTTTTAGGACATTAATGTTCGGCTCGTTTTTTTCCAACGCTGCTGGCGGAATATGCTTTTTACAAGCTGTCGAGGGAATGTGGAGTGGAGAAACGCGCTAGACGAATGGGATTTTAGATTTCTCTAACGATTGAAATGCCCTCATACGTCTCCATCAAAATTTGTTCGAGTCTAACGATTTCAATGGAGACGAATGGTattctgaacatttttttcc from Culex quinquefasciatus strain JHB chromosome 3, VPISU_Cqui_1.0_pri_paternal, whole genome shotgun sequence includes:
- the LOC6041966 gene encoding protein sprouty, coding for MDRRNGGDPLAPPRPPKSLPRVHRPRAPEPAIMSSAADTTSTANRSLSNVPPQLSPKPRNLSSSSSSTTTTTTPAAPRSSSNISSSIPPPLPPQIVPLTPLHTRSQHHHHQQHLLPSSHNNSSSHSLVQPASTFSRRRPPAALPSLSVAVSSSNSNILGPPSLETSLPPAATSPVTLAAPRPENERLTNEYVDTPFSNSRLSPPSSNRVPRSAATPGSAVAAPQGEDPTSRQLSSVSPHSPSSNSSSTTGKPIGSTAMPTTLHGSGRNFNNNTINTRPNQLPLGQQHRTVGAAAVAAATPLSAGGSPTIQSATLPITKQPVSNHTFSKDAAATATGLHELDCIELHPSTNGDLLNSITCPHCKKCRCEECQRSRQLPSRWLCDNSCLCSAETIIDYASCLCVVKALYYHCSKDHEMERESDTISCAEDPCSCLPHKRTTRWGLLGALSLGLPCLWCYWPMRGCVAVCAKCYAKHSRHGCRCQLQNGAGSLAGSILGGGGPGQSANGTTGPDHAKFSAVTGTSPVFGIKAKHHHHSSHHHHHHHHSDLTPEKRLLDSSPEY